From the genome of Chlorocebus sabaeus isolate Y175 chromosome 2, mChlSab1.0.hap1, whole genome shotgun sequence, one region includes:
- the LOC119619315 gene encoding putative uncharacterized protein encoded by LINC00313 — translation MTALSKSKQPSAAGNLGEQTPGECFCRSCFVTSREVWKRWKHLDPACELSYIMSANIKNLTR, via the exons ATGACAGCCCTGAGCAAGTCAAAACAACCGTCAGCGGCGGGAAACCTCGGTGAACAAACACCGGGAGAGTG TTTCTGTAGATCCTGCTTTGTGACTTCAAGGGAAGTGTGGAAGCGGTGGAAGCACTTAGACCCTGCCTGTGAGTTGTCATATATCATGTCTGCAAACATTAAAAATCTCACCAgatga